Proteins from a single region of Chaetodon trifascialis isolate fChaTrf1 chromosome 10, fChaTrf1.hap1, whole genome shotgun sequence:
- the LOC139337233 gene encoding Golgi apparatus protein 1-like, whose protein sequence is MADCIRVPLLLLLMCISLSVHPIRGENNFVAKAAVKADNPQNPAGGPGPAVVNPGAAERNLGAGASLPRRRSAGWKLAEEAVCREDLTRLCPKHSWNNNLALLECLQDRKEETEIAAECNHLLWNYKLNLTTDPKFESVAVEVCKTTISQIKECAAEELGKGYLVSCLVDHRGNISDYQCNQYITKMTSIVFSDFRLICGFMDKCRDDINALHCGSISTGEKDVHSQGEVIACLEKGLVREAEEQPGAHPIKEDCKKSIMRVAELSSDDFHLDRYLYFACREDRERFCENTLAGEGRVYKCLFNHKFEEAMSERCREALTTRQKLIAQDYKVSYSLAKACKSDLRKYHCAADANVPRAREARLSYLLLCLESAVHRGRVVSGECQGEMMDYRRMLMEDFSLSPEIVLHCRSEIEGHCSGLHRKGRTLHCLMRVGRGDMGAIEPNCQRALQNLMQEADPGADYRIDRALNEACESVIQTACKHIRNGDPMILSCLMEHLYTEKMVEECEHRLLELQYFIARDWKLDPILYKKCQGDAARLCHTHGWNETSEMMPPGTIFSCLYRHAYRSVEQGRRLSRDCKVEVQRILHQRALDVKLDPELQRVCMTDLGKWCSEKTDAGQELECLQDHLEDLMSDCRDVVGNLTELESEDIQIEALLMRACEPVIQAYCHEVADNQIDTGDLMDCLVQNKHQKEMNEKCAVGVTHFQLIQIKDFRFSYKFKTACKEDVLKLCPNIKKKVDVVICLSTTVRNDTLQDAKEHRVSVKCRKQLRVEEVEMSEDIRLEPELYESCKQDINRLCQNVAFGNAQVIECLKENKRELTQRCHQRIFKLQEVEMVDPELDYQLMRVCKHMIRRFCTESEGKNVLQCLKQNKNSELMDPKCKQMITKRQITQNTDYRLNPVLRKACKADIPKFCQPILNKATADTELEGEVISCLKLKYADQRLSPDCEDQIRVILQESALDYRLDPQLQMHCTQEISRLCPEEAAAQEQTGQVEECLKVNLLKLKQEACKKEVLNMLKESKADIFVDPVLHTACALDIKHQCAAIPPGKGRQMSCLMEALQDKRIRLQPECKKRLHDRIEMWSYAAKVAPAEGFSDLAMQVMTSPSKNYILTVIGAGVALLFLMGLLCGRITKRVTQELKDR, encoded by the exons gAAACGGAGATCGCTGCAGAATGCAACCAC ctgctgtggaACTACAAGCTGAACCTGACCACCGACCCGAAGTTTGAGTCTGTAGCCGTGGAGGTCTGCAAGACCACCATCTCCCAG ATTAAAGAGTGTGCGGCGGAGGAGCTGGGGAAGGGTTACCTGGTGTCCTGTCTGGTGGATCACCGTGGCAACATCAGCGACTACCAGTGCAACCAGTACATCACCAAGATGACGAGCATCGTCTTCAGCGACTTCCGGCTGATCTGCGGCTTCATGGACAAATGCCGCGATGACATCAACGCTCTGCACTGCGGCAGCATCAGCACCGGCGAGAAG gacGTCCACTCTCAGGGCGAGGTGATCGCCTGTCTGGAGAAAGGTTTGGTGCGGGAGGCCGAGGAGCAGCCGGGGGCGCACCCCATCAAAGAGGACTGCAAGAAGTCCATCATGAGGGTCGCCGAGTTGTCCTCGGACGACTTCCACCTGGACCGCTACCTCTACTTCGCCTGTCGCGAAGACCGAGAGCGCTTCTGTGAAAAC ACGCTGGCCGGCGAGGGACGAGTCTACAAATGTCTGTTCAATCACAAGTTTGAGGAGGCGATGTCTGAGCGG TGCCGCGAGGCTCTGACCACCAGGCAGAAGCTGATCGCTCAGGACTACAAGGTGAGCTACTCGCTGGCCAAAGCCTGCAAGTCGGACCTGAGGAAGTACCACTGCGCCGCCGACGCCAACGTGCCGCGGGCCCGAGAAGCTCGTCTGTCctacctgctgctctgcctggaGTCGGCCGTGCATCGAG GCCGCGTGGTCAGTGGCGAGTGTCAGGGCGAGATGATGGACTACAGGCGGATGCTGATGGAGGATTTCTCTCTGAGCCCGGAGATCGTGCTGCACTGCCGGAGCGAGATCGAGGGTCACTGCTCCGGTCTGCACCGCAAAGGTCGAACGCTGCACTGCCTGATGAGGGTCGGCCGAGGGGACATGGGCGCCATCGAGCCCAACTGCCAGAGGGCG CTCCAGAACCTGATGCAGGAAGCCGACCCCGGCGCCGACTATCGCATCGACCGAGCGCTCAACGAGGCCTGCGAGTCCGTCATCCAGACCGCCTGCAAACACATCCGCAACGGAGACCCCAT GATCCTGTCGTGTCTGATGGAGCATCTGTACACCGAGAAGATGGTGGAGGAGTGTGAGCACAgactgctggagctgcagtaTTTCATCGCCAGAGACTGGAA GTTGGATCCCATCCTGTATAAGAAATGTCAGGGCGACGCCGCCCGGCTCTGCCACACTCACGGCTGGAACGAGACCAGCGAAATGATGCCGCCCGGCACCATCTTCTCCTGCCTGTACCGCCACGCCTACCGCTCGGTGGAGCAGGGACGGAGG ctctccaGGGACTGTAAGGTGGAGGTGCAGCGGATTCTCCACCAGAGGGCGCTGGATGTGAAGCTGGACCCTGAGCTGCAGAGGGTGTGCATGACCGACCTGGGCAAGTGGTGCAGCGAGAAGACGGACGCCGGACAGGAGCTGGAGTGTCTGCAGGATCACCTGGAGGACCTGATGTCTGACTGCAGAGACGTGGTGGGAAACCTGACGGAGCTGGAGTCAGAG GACATCCAGATCGAGGCGCTGCTGATGAGAGCCTGTGAACCCGTCATCCAGGCCTACTGCCAC gagGTGGCTGATAATCAGATCGACACTGGAGACCTGATGGACTGTTTGGTTCAGAACAAACACCAGAAGGAGATGAACGAGAAGTGTGCGGTGGGAGTGACGCACTTCCAGCTG ATTCAGATCAAAGATTTCCGTTTCTCCTACAAGTTCAAGACCGCCTGCAAGGAGGACGTCCTCAAACTGTGTCCCAATATCAAGAAGAA GGTGGATGTTGTGATCTGCCTCAGCACCACCGTGAGGAACGACACCCTGCAGGACGCCAAGGAGCATCGAGTGTCCGTCAAATGTCGGAAACAGCTgcgggtggaggaggtggagatg TCGGAGGACATCCGCTTGGAGCCGGAGCTGTACGAGTCGTGTAAGCAGGACATCAACAGACTGTGTCAGAACGTGGCCTTCGGCAACGCGCAG gtcaTCGAGTGTCTGAAGGAGAACAAGCGTGAGCTGACGCAGCGCTGCCACCAGCGCATCTTCaagctgcaggaggtggagatggTCGACCCCGAGCTGGACTACCAGCTGATGAGGGTCTGCAAGCACATGATCAGG CGTTTCTGCACCGAGTCGGAGGGAAAGAACGTTCTTCAGTGTCTGAAACAGAACAAGAACAGCGAGCTGATGGATCCCAAATGCAAACAGATGATCACCAAGAGACAGATCACCCAGAACACAg ACTACAGGCTGAACCCCGTCCTGAGGAAGGCCTGTAAAGCCGACATCCCAAAGTTCTGCCAGCCGATCCTCAACAAGGCGACGGCGGACACGGAGCTGGAGGGTGAGGTCATCTCCTGCCTCAAACTCAAATACGCCGACCAG CGCTTGTCTCCAGACTGCGAGGATCAGATCCGGGTCATCCTGCAGGAGTCGGCGCTGGACTACAGACTGGACCCTCAGCTGCAGATGCACTGCACACAGGAG atctCCCGCCTGTGTCCGGAGGAGGCGGCGGCTCAGGAGCAGACGGGGCAGGTGGAGGAGTGTCTGAAGGTGAACCTGCTGAAGCTCAAACAGGAAGCATGTAAGAAG gaggtgTTGAACATGCTGAAGGAGAGCAAGGCGGACATCTTCGTCGACCCCGTCCTCCACACGGCCTGCGCTCTGGACATCAAACACCAGTGTGCAGCCATCCCACCCGGCAAAGGCCGCC AGATGTCGTGCCTGATGGAGGCGCTGCAGGACAAACGCATCCGTCTGCAGCCAGAATGCAAGAAGAGACTTCACGACCGCATCGAGATGTGGAGCTACGCCGCCAAG gtgGCTCCTGCTGAGGGTTTCTCGGACCTGGCCATGCAGGTGATGACATCACCGTCCAAGAACTACATCCTGACTGTGATTGGTGCAGGTGTGGCGCTGCTCTTCCTGATGGGGCTGCTCTGCGGCAGAATTACCAAACGCGTCACTCAGGAGCTGAAGGACAGGTAG